One stretch of Roseibium sp. HPY-6 DNA includes these proteins:
- a CDS encoding nuclear transport factor 2 family protein gives MTTTTQRKIAERPHQIVERVAEFIKDGDMEGVVSMFHPDVRVAMDPDGEPMVGHDGVREIFKDFVANRVNLKGSVSGEMINGDTAILQGEWTVEDRNGNTLGGGVSTEVVKQLEHGGWTYFIDCPIRVPTPVRG, from the coding sequence ATGACAACAACGACACAACGCAAAATTGCTGAGCGCCCGCATCAGATTGTGGAACGCGTCGCAGAGTTTATCAAAGACGGAGACATGGAGGGCGTGGTGTCCATGTTCCACCCGGACGTGCGCGTCGCAATGGACCCTGATGGCGAACCCATGGTGGGCCACGACGGGGTGCGCGAGATCTTTAAGGACTTTGTCGCCAATCGCGTGAATTTAAAGGGCTCAGTGTCCGGCGAGATGATCAACGGAGACACTGCCATCCTTCAGGGTGAGTGGACCGTCGAAGACCGAAATGGCAACACACTGGGCGGAGGTGTTTCTACCGAGGTCGTCAAGCAGCTGGAGCACGGCGGTTGGACCTACTTCATTGATTGCCCGATCCGCGTGCCGACACCGGTCCGCGGCTAA
- a CDS encoding nuclear transport factor 2 family protein, producing MLDKTELDKVRANLNTWLKAFNENDIDTLFTLYDPESIYANASAPLMRGVDEIKPWYEQAFRMIEGTLHHKEEAVFIEGKMALLLGIYYFEPPAGVTPPEDAHLTGRVALAYRRNDAGEWKLLFDMDNTPPDVTPTDFA from the coding sequence ATGTTGGATAAGACAGAACTCGATAAGGTTCGCGCGAACCTGAACACATGGCTCAAAGCGTTCAACGAAAACGATATCGACACGCTCTTCACACTCTATGACCCTGAGAGCATCTACGCCAATGCCAGTGCGCCGTTGATGCGCGGTGTTGACGAAATCAAGCCTTGGTACGAGCAGGCCTTCCGGATGATCGAAGGCACATTGCACCACAAGGAAGAGGCGGTCTTTATCGAGGGCAAAATGGCGCTCCTTTTGGGGATTTACTACTTTGAGCCACCAGCAGGCGTAACCCCGCCCGAAGACGCGCATTTGACTGGACGCGTGGCACTGGCCTACCGCCGCAATGACGCCGGTGAGTGGAAGTTGCTCTTTGATATGGACAACACGCCCCCTGACGTAACCCCAACTGATTTTGCCTGA
- a CDS encoding helix-turn-helix domain-containing protein, with product MSFDFDLDTSVDDCPVEFAVRIIGGKWKPVLLFHLMMGAKRYSELQRLVSRASDRMLTRSLRELEADGLVHREVFPEVPVRVEYSLTHDGETLYPILAEMSRWGTRRQKA from the coding sequence ATGTCATTTGACTTTGACTTGGACACAAGTGTTGACGATTGCCCTGTGGAATTTGCCGTGAGAATCATTGGTGGCAAATGGAAACCGGTCCTGCTGTTCCACTTGATGATGGGCGCCAAGCGTTATTCCGAGCTTCAGCGCCTCGTATCCCGTGCTTCAGATAGGATGCTGACACGGTCTCTTCGTGAATTGGAAGCAGACGGACTCGTGCATCGTGAGGTCTTCCCGGAAGTGCCGGTTCGAGTTGAATACTCACTCACACACGACGGCGAGACGCTTTACCCGATCTTAGCCGAGATGAGCAGATGGGGGACAAGACGGCAAAAGGCTTGA